The segment CGGCCGCTGCGGTGAGCCAGGTCTCTCCTCCCAAAAACTGAAAGGCCGTCACCCCGATCGCCGCCGACAGGACATGGCCGCCGATCAAGTTCCTCGGCTGGGCCAGCGGGCTGCGGATGGCGCCGTAAATGAGCACGGCGGAGGCCCCGAAGGACCCGATGATCATGATCAGCGACGTGTGGTCCAGGAGTTTATAGTGGATCAGCCCTACCGCCGAGATCCCCAGGAAACTGCCGACCCAGGACCACAGGACCTCTGCAGGACCGACGGCGGGGGGGCTCTGGGTATGCCCGCGCATTTTAGTGAAATAGCTCATTTTCCCCATCCCTTATTCGATCCTGCAGAAGGCCTCGATTAGGTCCGAGCGGGTGACGATGCCGACGGGTCTGCCGTCGCCCCCCACGATCGGGAGCCGATTGATGCCCTTCTCGCTCAGCAGTGCCGATATGTCCGCCATGGAGATATCCACCGTGGCAGTAACGGCCGGCGACGTCATGATTTCCCCCGCGGTCCGTTTGAGCATCGGAGCGGCCACACACCCCTTGTTCTGCAGACACAGGGCGATGACCTGCATGAAGGACCCCCCGGGCTCCGCGCCCATCTTTCGGAGGAAGTCTTTTTCCGAAACCACGCCGACGACCCGGCCGTCGCGATCGACCACGGGGGCCCCGGAGATCCCTTCCCGGGCCAGCAGGGCCGCCGCCTCGACCAGCCCCTGACCCGTCTCGATCACATGAACCGGGGTCCTCATGATCTGCCCGGCCTTCAAGCCTTTCATGACACGATCTCTCGCAAGGCCGTACGCCACCTGGTAGACCTCCCTGAAATCGGCCGGAGTGATGTCGATATAGCCCTGCATCGCCTTCATGGCCTCCATGACATCGGCATCGGAGATGTCGACGGAGGCGTACGCTTCGTTGGCCATCCGATTCACAAGGATTTCCTCCTCTGAAAAAAGTTCGAAACGCCCCGGATCCCCACGAGCATGCATCGGGCAATACCCAGTGCAACCCCGCTTGTCATGGCTCCTTTCTCAACGGATGACGGATTTGTCCGTCGCGCTCATCCGGGTGATCACCATCTTGTCGC is part of the Desulfatiglans anilini DSM 4660 genome and harbors:
- a CDS encoding HPP family protein; translation: MSYFTKMRGHTQSPPAVGPAEVLWSWVGSFLGISAVGLIHYKLLDHTSLIMIIGSFGASAVLIYGAIRSPLAQPRNLIGGHVLSAAIGVTAFQFLGGETWLTAAAAVSTAIAVMHVTKTLHPPGGATALIAVIGGDSVHGLGYLYVLVPSALGAAVMLTVALIVNNIPKNRRYPEFWM
- a CDS encoding CBS domain-containing protein; this translates as MANEAYASVDISDADVMEAMKAMQGYIDITPADFREVYQVAYGLARDRVMKGLKAGQIMRTPVHVIETGQGLVEAAALLAREGISGAPVVDRDGRVVGVVSEKDFLRKMGAEPGGSFMQVIALCLQNKGCVAAPMLKRTAGEIMTSPAVTATVDISMADISALLSEKGINRLPIVGGDGRPVGIVTRSDLIEAFCRIE